A single Fusobacterium hominis DNA region contains:
- a CDS encoding nitrite/sulfite reductase, protein MNKQYDILKNEIEDFRKLGHKFLEKNISVGDFKSKSGGMGVYAQRGGQSFMIRLRTNSGLLPLEHLKLINSFIDSYDIKNIHLTTRQAVQLHNLGIDDVCDIMSVALDNGLYTRGGGGNFPRNVALSPMTGVEKNEAFDATEVANAISKYLIDQITEYKLPRKLKISVSSSSKDTANSTINDFGFLGKVDENGVPYFDLYIAGGLGNNPELSIKYPNKVNLNEVLYYIEAMVNLFMAEGDYTNRAKARTRYIPKRMGVEAFLQCFETHLQKVKNNKNLTLNLNIIPSKTQTSYSHKLQETPYLIPQRQDGLYTVIVHPTCGILKSSDYKLLVDFISQNNNCEARLSMDENIYIRNLDEQQAINLIQLTDSFNAHNKIQQSLSCIGVPTCQIGIEESQMLVKNILNHLLEANINEQYLPIIHVSGCQNSCARHQVAELGFVGGKRKVGDALESVFTVFVGGKVKEYESKIGSPVGAIIARNIPSFIEELANVLNSKQLQFVDFYKTNPEEFNNLVKKYTI, encoded by the coding sequence ATGAACAAACAATACGATATTTTGAAAAATGAAATTGAAGATTTTCGGAAATTAGGTCACAAATTTCTTGAAAAAAATATTTCTGTTGGTGATTTTAAAAGTAAATCTGGTGGAATGGGTGTTTATGCTCAAAGAGGTGGGCAATCATTTATGATCAGACTTCGTACAAACTCAGGTCTACTTCCTCTTGAACACTTAAAATTAATTAATTCGTTTATAGATTCTTATGACATAAAAAATATACATCTAACAACTAGACAAGCTGTACAACTTCATAATCTTGGAATTGATGATGTATGTGATATTATGTCTGTAGCTTTAGATAATGGACTATACACTCGTGGAGGTGGAGGAAACTTTCCCAGAAATGTTGCACTTTCTCCTATGACAGGTGTTGAAAAAAATGAAGCATTTGATGCAACTGAAGTAGCAAATGCAATTAGTAAATATTTAATTGATCAAATCACTGAATATAAATTACCTAGAAAATTAAAAATCTCTGTTTCTAGCAGTTCAAAAGATACTGCTAATTCAACTATTAATGATTTTGGATTTTTAGGAAAAGTTGATGAAAATGGAGTACCATATTTTGATCTTTATATCGCTGGTGGTTTAGGTAATAATCCAGAACTATCTATTAAATATCCAAATAAAGTTAATCTAAACGAAGTATTATACTATATAGAAGCTATGGTTAATCTTTTCATGGCTGAAGGAGATTATACTAACAGAGCTAAAGCTAGAACTAGATATATCCCTAAAAGAATGGGAGTAGAAGCATTCTTACAATGTTTTGAAACTCATTTACAAAAAGTTAAAAATAATAAAAATTTGACTTTAAATCTTAATATTATTCCATCTAAAACTCAAACTTCTTATAGTCATAAGTTACAAGAAACTCCATATTTAATTCCACAAAGACAAGATGGACTATATACTGTTATTGTTCACCCAACATGTGGAATTTTAAAATCAAGTGATTATAAATTATTAGTTGATTTTATATCTCAAAACAATAATTGTGAAGCAAGATTAAGTATGGATGAGAATATTTATATTAGAAACCTTGATGAACAACAAGCTATTAATCTTATCCAACTAACAGATAGCTTTAATGCACACAATAAAATCCAACAAAGTTTATCATGTATTGGTGTTCCAACTTGTCAAATAGGTATAGAAGAAAGTCAAATGCTTGTTAAAAATATTTTAAATCATCTATTAGAAGCAAATATAAATGAACAATACTTACCTATAATTCATGTATCTGGATGTCAAAATTCTTGTGCTAGACATCAAGTTGCAGAATTAGGATTTGTAGGTGGAAAAAGAAAAGTTGGAGATGCTTTAGAAAGTGTATTCACTGTATTTGTAGGTGGAAAAGTAAAAGAATATGAATCTAAAATCGGTTCTCCAGTAGGAGCTATTATTGCTAGAAATATTCCTTCATTTATTGAAGAATTAGCTAATGTTCTAAATAGTAAACAACTACAATTTGTAGATTTTTATAAAACTAATCCTGAAGAATTTAATAATTTAGTAAAAAAATATACTATATAA
- a CDS encoding HAD family hydrolase: MTKNIIFDLGNVLIKYDPFSFIKQNIKVENQENFYNIVFKGEEWEALDRGTITSNEAIIRLSKKIPQEEKNINKLFSNSIQDVLFLDKTNLEYVKSLKSKDYKLYILSNFHKDGFNYVENMYKLSRIFDGKVISYDCHLLKPEAAIYSLILSKYNLKPEETIFIDDSQNNIIASQKMGIQGIHLKNMKELIKTLNNTLNI, encoded by the coding sequence ATGACAAAAAATATTATATTTGATCTAGGAAATGTACTTATTAAGTATGACCCTTTTTCTTTTATTAAACAAAACATAAAAGTAGAAAATCAAGAAAATTTTTATAATATTGTATTCAAAGGTGAAGAATGGGAAGCTTTAGATAGAGGAACTATTACTTCTAATGAAGCAATAATTCGTTTAAGTAAAAAAATTCCACAAGAAGAAAAAAATATAAACAAATTATTTTCTAACTCAATTCAAGATGTATTATTTTTAGATAAAACTAATCTAGAGTACGTAAAAAGTTTAAAAAGTAAAGATTATAAACTTTATATATTGTCAAACTTTCATAAAGATGGTTTTAATTATGTAGAAAATATGTATAAATTAAGTAGAATATTTGATGGAAAAGTCATTTCGTATGATTGTCACCTATTAAAACCAGAAGCTGCTATTTACAGTCTTATTCTATCTAAATACAACTTAAAACCTGAAGAAACAATATTCATAGATGATTCACAAAACAACATTATTGCATCACAAAAAATGGGAATTCAAGGAATTCATCTCAAAAACATGAAAGAACTAATTAAAACTCTTAACAATACACTAAATATATAA
- a CDS encoding HAD family hydrolase has product MRIKAVALDLDGTLLTEDKKITEISKQILKDLERKGIKIYLVTGRTYVSAKPFADELGLNSVIITYNGAKVVDYKDDKVLYEEPLEEKYTKQIIEMAKNKNIHINLYQDNKWYVENTDNEEAIHYANYTGLTPIKKDFESFDDYGMTKITIQNMENSDVFNSLCKEIQDILGTKIYTAKSQDYLFEILNKNVNKGIVLKRILKSEGINLNECVAFGDALNDLEMLTEVGYGVAMGNSPLILKKKVRYVTDTNENNGVAKFLKKYFFDMDSTINW; this is encoded by the coding sequence ATGAGAATAAAAGCTGTTGCGTTGGATTTGGATGGAACTTTATTAACTGAGGATAAGAAAATAACAGAAATAAGTAAACAAATTTTAAAAGACCTAGAAAGAAAAGGAATAAAAATTTATCTTGTAACTGGGCGTACATATGTGTCAGCAAAACCATTTGCAGATGAATTAGGCCTTAATAGTGTTATTATTACTTATAACGGAGCTAAAGTTGTTGACTATAAAGATGATAAAGTACTTTATGAAGAACCGTTAGAAGAAAAATATACTAAGCAAATAATAGAGATGGCAAAAAATAAAAATATCCATATTAACCTTTATCAAGATAATAAATGGTATGTAGAAAATACAGATAATGAAGAGGCAATTCATTATGCAAATTATACTGGTTTGACACCAATAAAAAAAGATTTTGAAAGCTTTGATGATTATGGAATGACAAAGATAACAATTCAAAATATGGAAAATTCAGATGTTTTTAATAGTCTTTGTAAAGAGATACAAGATATACTGGGAACTAAAATATATACAGCAAAATCACAGGATTATCTATTTGAGATTTTAAATAAAAATGTTAATAAAGGTATAGTTTTAAAAAGAATATTAAAAAGTGAAGGAATAAATTTAAATGAATGTGTTGCCTTTGGAGATGCATTAAATGATTTAGAAATGCTAACTGAAGTGGGATATGGTGTAGCAATGGGAAATTCTCCATTAATTTTGAAGAAAAAAGTAAGATATGTTACTGATACAAATGAGAACAACGGTGTAGCAAAATTCTTAAAGAAATATTTTTTTGATATGGACAGTACAATAAACTGGTAA
- the guaA gene encoding glutamine-hydrolyzing GMP synthase: MKENSIVILDFGSQYNQLIARRVREMGVYAEVVPYFEPLDKILARKPKGIILSGGPASVYIEGAPTIDKELYKQGIPVLGICYGMQLTTHLMGGEVARADKQEFGKAELIIDDANSPLFKGIPNNSKVWMSHNDHVTKMAEGFVQIGHTDSCVAATYNKDLNIYCIQFHAEVTHSEHGTDMLRNFVFNVAKCEKNWSMGNYIEETIKNIKETVGDKKVLLGLSGGVDSSVAATLIHRAIGDQLTCIFVDTGLLRKDEAKKVMEVYGQNFHMNIKCVDAEERFLSKLAGVSEPEAKRKIIGKEFVEVFNEEAGKLTDVEFLAQGTIYPDVIESQSVKGPSMTIKSHHNVGGLPKEMKFKLLEPLRELFKDEVRKVGRELGIPDHMIDRHPFPGPGLGIRILGAVDKEKADILREADDIFIEELRKADLYNKVSQAFVVLLPVKSVGVMGDERTYEYTAVLRSANTIDFMTATWSHLPFDFLERVSNRILNEVKGINRLTYDISSKPPATIEWE, from the coding sequence ATGAAAGAAAATAGTATTGTAATACTAGACTTTGGTTCTCAATACAATCAATTGATTGCTAGAAGAGTCAGAGAAATGGGTGTTTATGCTGAGGTTGTCCCATATTTTGAACCTTTAGACAAAATTCTTGCTAGAAAACCTAAAGGAATAATTCTTTCAGGAGGACCTGCTTCTGTATATATAGAAGGAGCTCCTACAATTGACAAAGAATTATATAAACAAGGAATACCAGTACTTGGAATTTGTTATGGAATGCAATTAACTACTCACTTAATGGGTGGAGAAGTTGCAAGAGCAGATAAACAAGAATTTGGTAAAGCTGAGTTAATAATTGATGATGCAAACAGTCCTTTATTTAAAGGAATACCAAATAATTCAAAAGTTTGGATGAGTCATAATGACCATGTAACTAAAATGGCTGAAGGATTTGTACAAATTGGACATACTGATTCTTGTGTTGCTGCAACTTACAATAAAGATTTAAATATCTATTGTATTCAATTCCATGCTGAAGTTACTCACTCTGAACATGGAACAGATATGCTTAGAAACTTTGTATTTAATGTAGCTAAATGTGAAAAAAATTGGTCTATGGGTAACTATATAGAAGAAACAATTAAAAATATTAAAGAAACAGTAGGAGATAAAAAAGTTCTTTTAGGTCTTTCTGGTGGAGTAGATTCATCAGTAGCTGCAACTTTAATACATAGAGCAATTGGAGATCAATTAACTTGTATATTTGTTGATACAGGTCTTCTAAGAAAAGATGAAGCTAAGAAAGTAATGGAAGTATATGGACAAAATTTCCATATGAACATTAAATGTGTTGATGCTGAAGAAAGATTTTTATCTAAATTAGCAGGAGTTTCAGAACCAGAAGCAAAAAGAAAGATTATTGGAAAAGAATTTGTAGAAGTATTTAATGAAGAAGCTGGAAAATTAACAGATGTAGAATTCTTAGCTCAAGGGACAATATATCCAGATGTTATAGAATCACAATCAGTTAAAGGACCTTCAATGACTATTAAATCTCACCATAATGTTGGTGGACTTCCAAAAGAAATGAAATTTAAATTACTTGAACCATTAAGAGAGTTATTTAAAGATGAAGTTAGAAAAGTTGGAAGAGAGCTTGGAATACCAGATCATATGATCGATAGACATCCATTCCCAGGTCCAGGACTAGGAATAAGAATATTAGGTGCTGTTGATAAAGAAAAAGCTGATATTTTAAGAGAAGCAGATGATATCTTTATTGAAGAATTAAGAAAAGCTGATCTTTATAATAAAGTAAGCCAAGCATTTGTTGTATTATTACCAGTAAAATCAGTAGGAGTAATGGGAGATGAAAGAACTTATGAGTATACAGCAGTATTAAGATCTGCTAATACTATAGATTTCATGACTGCAACTTGGTCTCATTTACCATTTGATTTCCTAGAAAGAGTTTCTAATAGAATCTTAAATGAAGTTAAAGGTATTAATAGATTGACTTATGATATTTCATCTAAACCACCTGCAACTATAGAGTGGGAATAA
- a CDS encoding MurR/RpiR family transcriptional regulator — protein sequence MIKKLIVSLNNEMTVKEKEIANYILNNMEEILTLTSAEMGNNIGVSQSSVIKFIKKIGFNKFGEFKIQLTKELENIKQNKDKIHSEIYLDDSLEDISFKVFNETIKAMEDTLKIIDHKYFEKIIDIIKTSKKILLVGSGMSSIVAKDLEIKLIKIRIDALHYESSHMQLMKLATMDKEDLIIAISHRGETEDVIDVIKKANKKGIKVLSITSIEKNTVANLSDFNLKVISEETNFRSSAISSRMAQLILNDIIFLRLTQIDYEKRKEYIKESRDLIKKLK from the coding sequence ATGATAAAAAAACTAATTGTATCTTTAAACAATGAAATGACAGTAAAAGAAAAAGAAATAGCTAATTACATATTAAATAATATGGAAGAAATATTAACTCTAACATCAGCAGAAATGGGGAACAATATAGGAGTTAGTCAATCTTCTGTTATTAAATTTATAAAAAAAATAGGTTTTAATAAATTTGGTGAATTTAAAATTCAATTGACAAAAGAATTAGAAAATATAAAACAGAATAAAGATAAGATTCATAGTGAAATATATCTAGATGATAGTTTAGAAGATATATCTTTTAAAGTTTTTAATGAGACTATAAAAGCCATGGAAGATACTTTGAAAATAATAGATCATAAATACTTTGAAAAGATTATAGATATAATTAAAACTAGTAAAAAGATATTACTAGTTGGTTCAGGAATGTCTTCAATAGTTGCAAAAGATTTAGAAATTAAATTAATAAAAATAAGAATAGATGCTTTACATTACGAAAGTTCACATATGCAACTAATGAAATTAGCAACAATGGATAAAGAAGATTTGATTATAGCGATTTCACATAGGGGAGAAACTGAAGATGTTATTGATGTAATAAAAAAAGCAAATAAAAAAGGAATAAAAGTATTATCAATTACATCTATAGAAAAAAATACAGTGGCTAATTTAAGTGATTTTAATTTAAAAGTAATATCTGAAGAAACTAATTTTAGAAGTTCAGCTATTTCTTCAAGAATGGCACAATTAATTTTAAATGATATAATTTTTTTGAGATTGACTCAAATAGATTACGAAAAACGAAAAGAATATATAAAGGAAAGTAGAGATTTAATCAAAAAGTTAAAATAA
- the murQ gene encoding N-acetylmuramic acid 6-phosphate etherase gives MEKILEGKITEARNTKSMDMDTMPVYKLLKLMNDEDKTVPYSVEKVLPEIEKAVLCVINSFEQGGRLIYIGAGTSGRLGVLDAVECPPTFGVSSNTVIGLIAGGEKAFVQAQEGAEDSINLAIEELKSINLQTEDIVCAIAASGRTPYCIGGLQYAKSIGCKTIAIACNKNSEIGKNADLAIEVEVGPEVLTGSTRLKAGTAQKLILNMISTVAMTGIGKVYENLMVDLKVTNEKLLERAKKNVIQITGCTSKDAARLLKVSNNNVKLAIVMGLLDCSLEEAINHLKKSNGFIRKIDNIK, from the coding sequence ATGGAAAAAATATTAGAAGGAAAAATAACAGAAGCAAGAAATACCAAGAGTATGGATATGGATACGATGCCAGTTTATAAATTATTAAAATTGATGAATGATGAAGATAAAACAGTTCCGTATAGTGTTGAAAAAGTATTGCCTGAGATAGAAAAAGCTGTTTTATGCGTAATAAATAGTTTTGAGCAGGGGGGAAGATTAATTTATATAGGAGCTGGAACTAGTGGTAGATTAGGGGTATTAGATGCTGTAGAATGTCCACCGACTTTTGGAGTTTCTAGTAATACTGTAATAGGACTAATTGCTGGAGGAGAAAAAGCATTTGTTCAAGCACAAGAAGGAGCAGAAGATTCTATAAATTTAGCCATAGAAGAATTAAAAAGTATAAACCTTCAAACTGAAGATATTGTATGTGCTATAGCTGCTTCAGGAAGGACACCATATTGCATAGGAGGGCTACAATATGCTAAATCTATAGGTTGTAAAACAATTGCAATAGCATGTAATAAAAATAGTGAAATTGGTAAAAATGCAGATTTGGCTATTGAAGTCGAAGTTGGTCCAGAGGTATTAACAGGATCTACTCGATTAAAAGCTGGAACTGCTCAAAAATTAATTTTAAATATGATCAGCACAGTGGCGATGACTGGAATAGGAAAAGTATATGAAAATTTAATGGTAGATTTAAAAGTAACAAATGAAAAATTGTTAGAGAGAGCTAAAAAGAATGTTATTCAAATAACAGGTTGTACATCTAAAGATGCTGCGAGATTATTAAAAGTAAGTAATAATAATGTGAAGCTTGCAATTGTGATGGGATTATTAGATTGTTCTCTAGAAGAAGCGATAAATCATTTGAAAAAGTCAAATGGTTTTATTAGAAAAATAGACAATATAAAATAG
- a CDS encoding PTS transporter subunit EIIC codes for MDITIMAKEIIKNLGGKENILIINNCMTRLRVTVKSENAVNFDNLEKLDYIMKVIKSDTLQLVVGPGRSKKIAEEMKKYCGINNNEEWQKNKEQIKSKQGKMAGILKSLANIFVPLIPAIIGAGLLNGIAGYFQNVYTVEGIKELPLWITFFQTLGGGLFGYFAIFAGVNAAKEFGATPALGGVIGAITLSPNINLFSKALGLYNSEIPLNSILIPGKGGVIGIIIAVAILAYLEKLLRRIIPDFLDTIITPTISLLIVGTLTIFMIMPFAGLISDGIIKILSFFILSDGPMAIIGGFILAASFLPLVMVGLHHGLIPFYMVQLTQTGAISLFPILAMAGGGQIGAAAAIYLKAKNNEKLRNIIRSAMPVGILGIGEPMLYGVTLPLGKPFITASIAGGIGGAFLAATKVQTIAFGPSGITAIPLVVPDKIVYYILGLLITYFSGFIITYLFGIPKNIE; via the coding sequence ATGGACATAACAATAATGGCTAAAGAAATTATTAAAAATTTAGGTGGGAAAGAGAACATACTTATTATAAATAATTGTATGACCAGACTAAGAGTAACTGTTAAATCGGAAAATGCAGTGAATTTTGATAACCTAGAAAAACTTGATTACATTATGAAAGTAATAAAAAGTGATACTTTACAACTTGTAGTAGGACCAGGAAGAAGTAAAAAAATAGCTGAAGAAATGAAAAAGTATTGTGGTATTAATAATAATGAAGAATGGCAAAAAAATAAGGAACAAATCAAAAGCAAGCAAGGAAAAATGGCAGGGATTTTAAAAAGTTTAGCAAATATTTTTGTACCTTTAATACCTGCGATAATAGGTGCTGGTTTATTAAATGGAATTGCAGGTTATTTTCAGAATGTGTACACAGTTGAAGGAATAAAAGAATTACCGTTATGGATAACTTTTTTTCAGACATTAGGAGGCGGATTGTTTGGATATTTTGCTATTTTTGCAGGAGTAAATGCAGCTAAAGAATTTGGAGCAACACCTGCTTTGGGTGGTGTGATTGGAGCGATTACCTTAAGTCCAAATATAAATCTTTTTTCAAAAGCGTTAGGATTATATAATTCAGAAATTCCTTTAAATAGTATACTAATTCCGGGAAAAGGCGGTGTAATTGGAATAATTATAGCGGTTGCTATATTAGCTTATTTAGAAAAATTATTACGTCGTATAATTCCAGACTTTTTAGATACAATAATAACACCAACAATATCATTATTGATAGTAGGAACATTGACCATATTTATGATAATGCCTTTTGCTGGACTTATATCAGATGGTATTATAAAAATATTATCATTTTTTATTTTAAGCGATGGTCCAATGGCAATAATAGGTGGATTTATTTTAGCAGCATCTTTTTTACCATTAGTTATGGTAGGGTTACATCATGGATTAATCCCTTTTTATATGGTACAATTAACTCAAACTGGTGCTATTTCTCTATTTCCAATATTAGCAATGGCTGGTGGAGGTCAAATTGGAGCAGCGGCAGCTATATATTTAAAGGCTAAAAACAATGAAAAATTAAGAAATATAATTAGGTCAGCAATGCCAGTAGGAATTTTAGGAATAGGAGAACCAATGCTCTATGGAGTGACTTTACCTCTTGGTAAACCTTTTATAACAGCTTCAATAGCTGGTGGAATAGGAGGAGCATTTTTAGCAGCTACTAAAGTTCAAACGATAGCTTTTGGACCATCAGGAATTACAGCTATACCTTTAGTTGTACCAGATAAAATAGTATATTATATCTTAGGACTTTTAATAACATATTTTTCTGGATTTATAATTACGTATTTGTTTGGAATTCCAAAGAATATAGAATAA
- a CDS encoding helix-turn-helix transcriptional regulator has translation MKNENLNELRIKNLIDGYTFDKEKKQYRCIFCEETYDEGYIYEYNGKMVSAEKRILLHIEDEHNGVFFSLLGLEKDITGLTDIQKKLLNLLADKKTNKEIAEEMDIAVSTVRTHKFYLQKMKRQAKIFLALMETLKIEEHKEKNVNLESEDKEQFETDKMLSINSLHPFFTQYNLK, from the coding sequence ATGAAAAATGAAAATTTAAATGAATTAAGGATAAAAAACTTAATAGATGGTTATACTTTTGATAAAGAGAAAAAACAATATCGTTGCATATTTTGTGAAGAAACTTACGACGAAGGATATATATATGAATATAATGGAAAAATGGTATCTGCAGAAAAAAGAATATTATTACATATAGAAGATGAGCATAATGGAGTATTTTTTTCTTTATTGGGATTAGAAAAAGATATAACAGGACTTACTGATATTCAAAAGAAATTATTAAACTTATTAGCAGATAAAAAAACTAATAAAGAAATAGCAGAAGAAATGGATATAGCAGTATCTACAGTAAGAACACACAAATTTTATTTACAGAAAATGAAACGTCAAGCAAAGATTTTTTTAGCTCTAATGGAGACGTTAAAAATTGAAGAACATAAAGAAAAGAATGTTAATTTAGAGTCAGAAGATAAAGAGCAATTTGAAACAGACAAAATGCTTTCTATAAATTCATTACACCCTTTTTTTACTCAATATAATTTAAAATAG
- a CDS encoding carboxypeptidase M32, with protein sequence MREEDIKKLNELHKLLRDIEYIKHTLNGVVYWDKITNMPRGGIDYRSEVMGYFAEELYKKFSSSKLHKLVSYFEKKYDKNIKIMAMIRRIKRNYIYVNSIPKNIYRDYIAHISISEAIWQEAKEKNNFDIFAPYLEKIIDYFKKFTNYWGYTDNPYDALLNYYEEGINTKLIEKMIPELKSFAIDTLSKIKTNNEVLNIKGDFSHERQKELSVIILKLIGFDFSYGRLDISEHPTTLANSPKDIRIVTAFNKNDILKGVYNTLHEGGKGLYEQDIDCNLLGTLLAEVSSFSLQEAEAKFYESIIGKDKQFCKILLEHIQKLFPHHYKNISLEEFYKEVNKVEPSLIRIEADELTSILHIIIRYEIEYDLINDNIKVQDLPKIWKEKYKEYLNVDCEDDKNGVLQDIHWSAGYFGYFPSYLLSGIYAAQIAAVLNKDLGNITENINTENLKIIHNWLKENIHRYGAIYTPSELIEKVSGKPINSIYYIEYLKKKYIGLDKI encoded by the coding sequence TTGAGGGAAGAAGATATAAAAAAATTAAATGAATTACATAAGTTATTACGAGATATAGAATATATAAAACATACGTTAAATGGAGTTGTATACTGGGATAAAATTACTAATATGCCAAGAGGAGGAATAGATTATCGAAGTGAAGTAATGGGATATTTTGCAGAAGAACTGTATAAAAAGTTTTCTAGTAGTAAATTACATAAGTTAGTTTCTTATTTTGAAAAAAAATATGATAAAAACATTAAAATTATGGCTATGATACGTCGAATAAAAAGAAATTATATATATGTAAACAGCATACCTAAAAATATTTACAGAGATTATATAGCTCATATTTCTATATCAGAGGCTATCTGGCAAGAAGCTAAAGAGAAGAATAACTTTGATATTTTTGCTCCTTATTTAGAAAAAATTATAGATTATTTTAAAAAATTTACCAATTATTGGGGATATACAGACAATCCATATGATGCTTTATTAAACTACTACGAGGAAGGAATAAATACAAAATTAATAGAAAAAATGATTCCTGAGTTAAAAAGTTTTGCAATAGATACCCTCAGTAAAATAAAAACAAATAATGAAGTTTTAAATATAAAAGGTGATTTTTCTCATGAGAGACAAAAAGAACTGTCAGTAATTATTTTGAAACTTATAGGATTTGATTTTTCATATGGACGATTAGATATAAGTGAACATCCAACAACACTTGCTAATTCTCCTAAAGATATTCGTATTGTTACAGCTTTCAATAAAAATGATATTTTAAAAGGAGTTTATAATACATTGCATGAGGGAGGTAAAGGATTATATGAACAAGATATAGATTGTAATCTTTTAGGAACGTTATTAGCAGAAGTTTCATCTTTTTCATTGCAAGAAGCAGAAGCTAAATTTTATGAAAGTATTATAGGTAAGGACAAACAATTTTGTAAAATTTTATTAGAACATATACAGAAGTTATTTCCTCATCATTATAAGAATATTTCTTTAGAAGAATTCTATAAGGAAGTCAATAAAGTTGAACCATCATTAATTAGGATAGAAGCAGATGAGTTAACTTCAATATTACATATAATAATAAGATATGAAATTGAATATGATTTAATCAATGATAATATTAAGGTGCAAGATTTACCGAAAATTTGGAAAGAAAAATATAAAGAATACTTAAATGTAGACTGTGAAGATGATAAAAATGGGGTTTTACAAGATATTCACTGGTCTGCAGGATATTTTGGATATTTTCCAAGCTATTTATTATCGGGTATCTATGCAGCTCAAATAGCAGCTGTTTTAAATAAAGATTTAGGGAATATAACAGAAAACATAAATACTGAAAATTTAAAAATAATTCATAATTGGTTAAAAGAAAATATACATAGATATGGGGCTATTTATACACCAAGTGAATTAATAGAAAAAGTATCAGGTAAGCCAATAAATTCAATATATTATATTGAGTATTTAAAAAAGAAATATATTGGGTTAGATAAAATATAA